A genome region from Candidatus Margulisiibacteriota bacterium includes the following:
- the prs gene encoding ribose-phosphate diphosphokinase: MDNLKLIVLNNCRELGERVNENIAEIRDEEANYIIPIKETRFNNGEGKVEILESIREKDVFILSDIGNHSCTYRMFGYENHMGPDEHFQDIKRVIYAMRGHTSNINVVMPLLYESRQHRRKGRESLDCANGLQELVNLGVKSILTFDVHDVGIQNAVPLKAFENIFPTNTIISEFIEKEEIDLRNLVIVSPDTGAIDRAKFYANIFKANLGMFYKSRDLTKIVNGKNPIKEHKYIGDDVTGKNVIVVDDIIASGDSMLDVSRKLKELGATKIYMIATFSLFTEGYEKFSEAHKRREFDKIYSTNLSYVPEEVKKLPWFEEVDCSHQIAEIIHSLNC, translated from the coding sequence GTGGATAATCTAAAGTTAATCGTTTTAAACAATTGTCGAGAATTAGGAGAAAGGGTAAATGAAAACATCGCTGAAATAAGAGATGAAGAAGCAAATTATATTATACCAATCAAAGAAACGCGCTTTAATAATGGTGAAGGAAAAGTGGAAATTCTAGAGTCAATAAGAGAGAAGGACGTTTTTATTTTGTCTGATATTGGAAATCATAGTTGTACATATCGAATGTTTGGATACGAAAACCACATGGGTCCTGATGAACATTTTCAAGATATTAAAAGAGTTATATACGCAATGAGAGGTCATACTTCAAATATTAATGTTGTTATGCCTTTACTTTATGAATCAAGGCAACACCGTAGAAAAGGCCGTGAATCATTGGATTGCGCTAATGGTCTTCAAGAATTAGTGAATTTAGGAGTTAAAAGCATTTTGACTTTTGATGTTCACGATGTTGGAATTCAAAATGCTGTTCCACTAAAAGCATTTGAAAATATCTTCCCTACTAATACTATAATTAGTGAATTTATAGAAAAAGAAGAAATAGATTTAAGAAACTTAGTTATAGTAAGCCCCGATACCGGCGCAATTGATAGAGCTAAATTTTATGCGAATATTTTTAAAGCGAATTTAGGAATGTTCTATAAGAGCAGAGATTTAACTAAAATTGTAAATGGAAAAAATCCTATTAAAGAACATAAATATATCGGTGATGATGTAACAGGAAAGAATGTTATTGTTGTTGATGATATTATTGCCTCAGGTGATTCCATGTTAGATGTTTCAAGAAAATTAAAAGAATTAGGGGCAACTAAAATATATATGATCGCAACCTTTTCACTATTTACAGAAGGATATGAAAAGTTTTCGGAAGCTCACAAGAGGAGGGAATTTGATAAAATATATTCTACTAATTTAAGTTACGTCCCAGAAGAAGTTAAAAAGTTACCGTGGTTTGAAGAAGTGGATTGTTCTCATCAAATTGCCGAAATTATTCATTCATTAAATTGTG